CCGTGCCGCCCACGGTGGGGCTGGTGGCCAAGATGTTCGGCACGGCCAACATGGCGATGCTGTTCGGCGTCGTGATGCTGGCGCACCAGGTCGGCGGCTTTTTGGGCGCTTACCTGGGCGGCTACGTGTTTCAGGCGACCGGCAGCTACGACTGGGTCTGGTACATCGACATCGTGCTGGCCGTCGGCGCCGCGCTGGTCAACCTGCCGATTCGCGAGGCGCGCCGGCCGGCTGCCGCCAGCGCGGCTTGAAGACGGCGAATGCTTGAGCGCTGTTTGAAACCGGGTTAAACCCATCTGAACCGAAAGAACGCCACCATGGACACCATCAGCTCTACCTCCAGCGCCTTCACCGTCCTCTACCTCGACGACCTGCAGGCCGGCGAACGCTTCACGAGTGCCGGGCATCTGCTTGACGAGGACCAAATCATGGCCTTTGCCCTGCAGTTCGACCCGCAGCCTTTCCACCTGGACCATGAGGCGGCCAAGAGTACGCTGTTTGGCGGCTTGGCCGCCAGCGGCTGGCACACGGCGGCCATCACCATGCGCCTGCTGGTGGGCGGCGGCCTGCCGCTGGCGGGCGGCATCATCGGTGCCGGCGGCGAGATCAGCTGGCCCAAGCCGACCCGGCCCGGCGATGTGCTGCGTGTCGAGAGCGAAGTGGTCAGCGTCACGCCCTCGCGTTCGCGGCCGGATCGGGGCATGGTGGTGGTGCGCAGCGAAACGCGCAACCAGCATGGCGATGTGCTGCAGCATTCGGTTTACAAGCTGGTGGTGCCGCGCAGGCCGCGATGAAACGCCTGACCGGCGGCCATGGAGCGGTCAGCGCATCATTTTGGGCAACAAAAAATGCCATTTTCGCAATACCAGTGGGCTGATAGTGCTATTGAAAAAATAGCACAAACGGATTATTCCAGGCCAGGCCCATCTTAAATATTGCCGGCCCTCACATGGCGAACGATGCGGGGCTCGGGTTCCTCGGGTTCTTGCTCTTCTGGCTTTTTCGGCTTGTCTTCATCCGCGTACTGGTCGCGAAGGGCTAGCGCGCCGGCTGCCAGGCCCACGGCGAGTGCGGCATAAACCGCCACCAGGGCTTCGGTTGAGAGGCGGTGCTCGGAGCCGGGCGTGAACCGGCCCCAGTACCAATGGCTGGCCGCATTGAGGGGTGCTGCCGCGCTGCCTGCCTCGCGGCGACCCGTGAGCGCCAGCACCGCCGTGGAAAAGGCGCTGGCCAGACTGCCCGCAAGTAGCCCTTGGGTAAGAACCAGTTTCCATTTTTTCACGGCCAGTCTCCTTTATAAATAACCTCACTTTGCCCCAGTCGGCGCCAAGTGCCTGTAGGCGCGGGCCGAACGAAAAGATAAGGCAGCGCCCTGCAGAGGTTGCCGGCCCCGGCCGGGAGCGGGTGCCGGTGAAGGACGGCCCGCATAATCCGCTGCATTGCGGGATGCCCCATAACGAAAAAACTGAAAACGAAACTGAAGGACAAGCCTTGAGCCCCTTGCTCGACTGGAAAGAAATCGACCTCGTCGTGTTCGACGTGGACGGAACGCTGTACGACCAGCGGCGCCTGCGCCTGGCCATGCTGCGCTGCCTGCTGGCGGCCACATGGCAGACACGCAGCCTGGACACGCTGCTGACCTTGCGCACCTTTCGCCAGGTTCGGGAAGCGCTCGGCGACCGTCCGGAGGTCGATTTCATGCGCCTGCAATATGCCCGGACGGCGGCACGGCACCACAAGACCGAGGGCGAGGTGCGCGCCCTGACCGACGAATGGATGGAGCGCAAGCCCTTGCCATTTCTGGCCGGCTGCCGCTACCCGCACCTGGACACGCTGTTTGCCGGCTTGCGCGGCGCAGGCAAGCAGGTCGCGGTGTTTTCCGACTATCCGGCCACGGACAAGCTGGCGGCCCTCGGGCTGCGGGCCGCGCCCGTCGTCTGCGCCACCGATGCAGGCATTGCCCGGCTCAAGCCCGACCCTTGCGGCCTGCTGTCCATCCTGCGTCAGACGGGCGTGCCGGCGCGGCGCGCGCTGATGATCGGCGACCGGTTTGACCGTGACGCCATCGCCGCCAGCCGGGCAGGCATGCGCGCCCTGATTCGCGCCGGCAAACCGCA
This DNA window, taken from Polaromonas hydrogenivorans, encodes the following:
- a CDS encoding HAD family hydrolase; the encoded protein is MSPLLDWKEIDLVVFDVDGTLYDQRRLRLAMLRCLLAATWQTRSLDTLLTLRTFRQVREALGDRPEVDFMRLQYARTAARHHKTEGEVRALTDEWMERKPLPFLAGCRYPHLDTLFAGLRGAGKQVAVFSDYPATDKLAALGLRAAPVVCATDAGIARLKPDPCGLLSILRQTGVPARRALMIGDRFDRDAIAASRAGMRALIRAGKPHPAFDTFRAYDDPVFQPMQSRPA
- a CDS encoding MaoC family dehydratase; translated protein: MDTISSTSSAFTVLYLDDLQAGERFTSAGHLLDEDQIMAFALQFDPQPFHLDHEAAKSTLFGGLAASGWHTAAITMRLLVGGGLPLAGGIIGAGGEISWPKPTRPGDVLRVESEVVSVTPSRSRPDRGMVVVRSETRNQHGDVLQHSVYKLVVPRRPR